The DNA segment GGTGGCGCCCGTGCGGTAGCCGTGGGCGCGCAGCGCCTGGTCCTGGAACTCCGTCATCCAGGTGATGACCGCGGGGTCCGTGAGGTCGTCGGCGCGCACCGTGACGTCGATCTGGCCCGAGACGCCGGTGGCCTCCTGCAGCTCGTTGACGTCCTGCAGCGCCTGGAGGTCGCGCGGCACCAGCTCGCGCACGTCGGAGATCACCTCCGTCTGGGTGTCCGCTCCCCAGCCGACCACCGCGAGCGCGAGGCCGATGGCCAGCACGCGCCGTGGGCGGTCCACGGCGGTCCACACGGCCCGCTGCCCGGTCCGCGCGAGCGACCGCCCGGCCGCGCGGCCGGCGTCCGCCACCGCCCAGGCCGCCGAGCGCAGCGGGTTGAACACGCGCAGCCTGCCCACCCGGGCGAGCCCCGCGTGCAGCCGCGCCCGGACGCGGCCCAGCACGGCGCGCGTGCGGGGCAGGGCGGGCGGCACGTCCTCGGGCCGCTCGCGCACCCCGGAGAAGCGCGTGAGCACGGCGAAGCCCGCGGTGAGCACGCAGGCGAAGGCGAGCACGATGCCGATGACGAGCAGGATCCCGAAGCCCCGGACCATCGGGACCGGCGAGAGCAGGAGCACGAGGAAGCCGACGATGGTGGCCACTCCGGCGGTGGCGATCGTGGGGCCGCCCACCCGCGCCGCGGCCGGCCCGGCGAGCGTGGCGTCGCGCGGCGGGCTGGCCACGTTCCAGCGGGCCTCGTCGAAGCGGGCCTGGAACTGGATCGCGTAGTCCACCGCCAAGCCGATGAGCACCGGCAGGGCGGCGATGGAGGCCATGGTCAGGCTGCCGCCTGCGAGCGAGACCGCGCCGAAGGCCAGCGCCGCCGCGCCGAGGGCCAGGGCCAGCGGGAGCATGCGCAGCTTGAGCGCCGTTCGGAAGACCAGCAGCAGCGTGGCCGCCATCAGCGCGAGCGCGGCCAGCAGCAGGACCAGCATGCCGCCCTGGAGCTCGGACGCGAGCGCGTCCACCACCACCGGCACGCCCGTGACGATGTATTGCGCGCCGCCCTCCTGGCGGAAACGCTCGTCCCCGGCGGCGGTGCGGATCATGTCGACGGCCCGCTCGCGCTCTTCCTCGCCCAGGTCCGGCCGCAGGCGCACCTGCACCAGCGCCGCCTGGCTTGACGGGAACAGGTAGGCGAAGCGCGTCTTGGGCTCTCCCGGCCCGCGCCGGGAGTCGAACACGAGCTGGGAGATGAACTGCGGGCTGTCGATCGAGGGGATGCTCGTGATCCCGTAGCGCAGGGCCAGCCCGAGCGCCTCCTGCGCGAACTGCGACTGCGCGAGCTGCTGCGCCTGCTCCTCGAGCCGCTTCTGCTGCGCCGGCGAGTCGCCGCGCTCCTTGGACGCCTTGCGGGCCGCCTCTCCCGCCCGCTCGGCCTCCTGGTCGGCAACCTGGATCTGTGCCTGGAGGCCGTCGTTGATCTGGGAGACGGCGGTGTTGACGAAGGTTCCCGGCCCGTAGACCACCTTGGCGGGCCTGGCCTCGGCGAGCTGGGAGCACACCGGCGGAAGGCCGCTGAGCCCTTCCGGCGGCACGTTGCCCGACAGGCAGCCCTCGAGGGCGATGAGCTTCTGCAGGTTGGCCGGGACGAGCATCGTGCGGGTGAGCTCCCCCTTGATGAGCACGATCACCGCGTCGTCGCCGAACTGCTGCCTGTACTCCTCCGTCGCGCGGGAGGCGGGAGAGTCCTCGTCCACCAGCGTGTCGGTGCCGGCGCTGGGGTCCAGGCGCAGCGTGAGCACGGCGCCGGCCACCGCCAGCAGCGCGACCGCGGCGAGCACGGGCAGCGGGCGGCGCGCGACGGCGCTCACCACGCGCTCGAAAGTGCCCGGGGTGAAGAGCGACCTCACCCTTGCGGGTACGGACAGACGGTGCAGCACGCGCTCAGCTTAGGGACTGGCAACGCGGTTGACGCCGCTTCGCAAAGGCTTAATCCGTGCCCGCGGGGATGGCGAGGAGGTGCGGGTAGAGGCCCTCCTGCCCGAGCAGCCCGCCGAGCGGCTCCTGCGGCTTGCACGGCGGCGCGATGCCCACCGCGCCGCTGCCGGCGAAGACGAACTCCTCGATCAGGTCGCGCAGCTCCTGGGGCAGCAGCTCGTTGACGCCCGGCGCCAGCTCGGACAGGGGGTTGCCGGCCTCGCACAGGTAGTCGCCGAACACCTCGAGCCCGGTGGCGAGCTTGTCGTAGCCGCCGGGCGCCACGTAGGGGTTGGTGCGCGTGGTGGGCAGGCGCAGCGGGTGAACGGCGAGCACCTCGGGGTTCACGGGGTTGGTGGTGCGCAGGTAGTGGATGGGGCGCTCCGCCCCCGGAGGCTGATCCGTGGCCTGCGTGGCGGCGGTGTCGAGGGCGAAGAAGGCCGCCAGCTCGCGCTTGTAGAGGCCGAGGTAGTCCACGATCGGGTTGACCTCGCGCAGGAAGGGGTCGGCCTGCGCGAGCAGCGGCCGGGTCTCGTCGAGCAGGTCCTCGGTGGCCGGGAGTCCGCGCCGGGCCACCGTGAGCAGCGGGTCGAGGTCGCGCATGAGCGCCTTCAGGTCCGGCGCGAGGTCGCGCAGCCTGACGAGCGTGGGCGAGAGCTGCCGCGCCGCCGGGCGCAGCTGGGAGATCAACGGGTTCGCCTCGTCGGCGAAGTCGCCGAGGCGGCTGACGGTGGCCCGCGACTCGTCCAGGAAGGTCGGCAGCACACGGAACGCGTCGGCCAGCTCGCCGTCGCGCGCCGCCGTGGTCTCGAACACCCGGTTCGAGCTCTCGATCAGCGCGCGCAGCTGGCCCTGGCGCTCGGTGAGCGCCTCGAAGACCTCACCGGTGTTGCGCACGAGCAGCTCCGTGGCGTGGTCCTGCTCGTTGAGGATCGCCAGCACGTCGTTGGCGTCCTCGGCGAAGGGGGCAAGGTTGCCCAGCGCGTCGTTGAGGTCCTCCCCGCGGTCGTCGTAGGCGGTGCCCTGCTGGTCGAGCCAGGTGCTGAAGGCGGCGCGCGTACGCGGATCGAAGGCCCGGAAGATCTCGTCGAGCTCCACGGTCTCCGCCACCTGCCCGGCCGCCAGCGTGCCGCCATCGGGCACGTCCTCCGCGGCGCGGCTGCCCGGAGTGAGCTCCACGTAGGTCTCGCCCAGCAGCGTCTTCTGCCGCAGGGTCGCCCGCGTGTCGTCCGGGATCGGCGAGTACCTGTCGTCGATCTCGAGCACCACCCGGGTGCGCCGGTCGTCGAGCTCCTTCGACTTCACCTTGCCCACCGGCACGCCGGAGATGCGGACGTCGGCCTCCTGAGCCAGCGTCGTGGCCTCGGGGAACAGAGCCTCCACGCGGTAGCCCTTGGGCTTGAGCGGGGTGGAGCCACCGAAGGTCAGCCACAGGTACATGAGCAGGCCGAAGCAGGAGAGCGCGAAGCCCACCATGACCAGGATCCGTCCGGCGCTGGGGTTCTGCTTCTGCATCAGCCCCCCACCCCCGGGACGGGCTCCGGGCACACCGCGGCCTGGCGCGGCGCGTTGAGCAGGTCGATGAGCAGCTGCAGGCTCGGGTTGGTGGCGCCGATCTCGTCGAGCACCCCGAGCGAGGAGCAGGAGGCGAGGATGATGCCGCGCCGGATCGGGCCGTGGGCGTCCTGGGTGGAGAAGATCGACGCGCCGGCGTGGTTGGCCCACGAGGCCCAGAACAGGAAGCCCTCCTCGGGGCCCTCGGGGTTGAACGCGAGCGTGTTGAGGAGGTCGTTGACCACCTTGGTCACGCGGATGAGCCGCCCGGTGGTGGGCGACAGGTCCTCGGCCGTGCGCCGGATCAGGCCCACCTCCTCGCGCGCCCCGCGCGAGAACGGCCGCAGCTGGTCCTCGATGACCGGCTCGGTCTCCGCCAGGAACGGCCGCACGGCGCGCAGCGCCGGGGCCAGGTTGCGGGCGGCCGGGCGCAGATCCTCCAGGGTGGGGCCGAGCTGGGCAGCGAGATCCTCGACCTTGGCCAGGGCGGTGCGCGCGGTGCCGAGGGTGGGCGGCAGCTCGCGCAGCGCCCGGCGCAGGCTGTCGTCCTGGCTCGCGAGCGCCTCGAAGTTCGCGTTGGACGAGCTCACGAGGCGGGTGAGCTGGTCGTCGCTGCCGGCGAGCTCCTCCGCGAGCAGGCGGTAGTTGTGCACCACGCGGCGGATGTTGCGGCGGCGCTCGGCGAGCTCCTCGGTGATCCGGCGGACGTCCCGGCTGGTGGGCTCGAAGCGCCGCAGCGTGGAGCGCAGGTCGGCGGCGGCGTCCTCGTCGTCGAGCGCCTCGCCGCCCGCGCCGAGCAACACGCTCAGGTAGGCGCGCGTGTCCTGATCCAGGCTCGCGAGCACCTCGTCGGGGTTGACGTCGGGCAGCGTATTGGAGATCGGCACACGCCCGCCCTCGGGGATCTCGCCCGCCGCCGGGGTGCCCGGCTCGAGCTGGAGGTACATGTCCTTGAGCCCGGTCTTGGGCCGCAGCAGGATCGAGGCGTCGCGGAAGACCCGGTCGCGGTACTCGTCCTGGATCTTCATCTCCACGATCGCGATGCCGTCCTCGAGCCGCACCGAGCCGATGTCGCCCACCTTGACGCCGGCGATGGTCACGGTCTGGCCCTGGCCCGGCACGACCGCCTGCGCGGTCTCGAACTCGGCCTCGAGCTCGTAGAACTCGGTGCCGAGCACCGGCACCCAGCCCGGCAGATAGAAGCGCTGGTTGGACAGGATGTAGCCCGCCACGCCCGCCGCGGTGACGATGAGGAAGAGGATCGCGAGGAAGTCGCGCAGGTGCTTGCGGATCGCGAGCGTCACGGGCCGGTCCTCGCGGAGTTGAGGTCAGGCGGGGTGTTCTCGTGGCAGGGCAGCTCGCGGTTGTACGGCGGGCGCCGCTCGGGCATGGCCGGGCGGGTGCCCAGCGGCGCCGAGGTGGTGTTGCCGAACAGCGGGCCGCTGATCGGGATGTCGCCGGTGGAGACCGTCTGGGAGCCGCCGCCCGGCTGGAAGCGGGTGTACTGGCCGTTGCCGTCGAAGTTCGCGGACTCGCCGGAGAGCCCCACCATGGCCTGCCAGAACTCCTTGTAGTTCTCGAGCCCGGTTGTGAGCGGGCCGTCGTCGATCACGACGTCGCCGGTGGGCAGCACCACGTCGAGCAGGCAGCGGTCGATGAGGTCGATCTGCGGGATCAGCTCCACGGAGTCGTCCACCACGCGCGCGAGGTCGTCCACCGCCGGGCGGAGGTCGTTCACGAGGCCCTGGAGCTCGGCCGGCCCCAGCAGCCGGCGCGCCTGTGC comes from the Thermoleophilaceae bacterium genome and includes:
- a CDS encoding MMPL family transporter, whose product is MRSLFTPGTFERVVSAVARRPLPVLAAVALLAVAGAVLTLRLDPSAGTDTLVDEDSPASRATEEYRQQFGDDAVIVLIKGELTRTMLVPANLQKLIALEGCLSGNVPPEGLSGLPPVCSQLAEARPAKVVYGPGTFVNTAVSQINDGLQAQIQVADQEAERAGEAARKASKERGDSPAQQKRLEEQAQQLAQSQFAQEALGLALRYGITSIPSIDSPQFISQLVFDSRRGPGEPKTRFAYLFPSSQAALVQVRLRPDLGEEERERAVDMIRTAAGDERFRQEGGAQYIVTGVPVVVDALASELQGGMLVLLLAALALMAATLLLVFRTALKLRMLPLALALGAAALAFGAVSLAGGSLTMASIAALPVLIGLAVDYAIQFQARFDEARWNVASPPRDATLAGPAAARVGGPTIATAGVATIVGFLVLLLSPVPMVRGFGILLVIGIVLAFACVLTAGFAVLTRFSGVRERPEDVPPALPRTRAVLGRVRARLHAGLARVGRLRVFNPLRSAAWAVADAGRAAGRSLARTGQRAVWTAVDRPRRVLAIGLALAVVGWGADTQTEVISDVRELVPRDLQALQDVNELQEATGVSGQIDVTVRADDLTDPAVITWMTEFQDQALRAHGYRTGATCAQKADPPELCPAFSLPDLFSRGEVTQQSVRALLEAVPPYFSQAVISDDRKTATMAFGIRLMPLERQQEVVEDIQSRLDPPEGVTAQVTGLPVLAAEANSALSSTWRRALTLLAALAGVFLVLLVIRRSRREAAIPLIPIALATGWSALVLFMLQIPLNPMSATLGALVIAISTEFSVLLSARYRQERDAGATPEEALDVTYASTGGAVLASGATAIAGFAALIASDIRMLRDFGAVTVVDLTVSLLGVMVVLPAALVWAEEREVLLRVRDLDPRRWLRRPRLRRPRLPRMRMPRPRMPRLPRPRLGLRR
- a CDS encoding MlaD family protein, with amino-acid sequence MQKQNPSAGRILVMVGFALSCFGLLMYLWLTFGGSTPLKPKGYRVEALFPEATTLAQEADVRISGVPVGKVKSKELDDRRTRVVLEIDDRYSPIPDDTRATLRQKTLLGETYVELTPGSRAAEDVPDGGTLAAGQVAETVELDEIFRAFDPRTRAAFSTWLDQQGTAYDDRGEDLNDALGNLAPFAEDANDVLAILNEQDHATELLVRNTGEVFEALTERQGQLRALIESSNRVFETTAARDGELADAFRVLPTFLDESRATVSRLGDFADEANPLISQLRPAARQLSPTLVRLRDLAPDLKALMRDLDPLLTVARRGLPATEDLLDETRPLLAQADPFLREVNPIVDYLGLYKRELAAFFALDTAATQATDQPPGAERPIHYLRTTNPVNPEVLAVHPLRLPTTRTNPYVAPGGYDKLATGLEVFGDYLCEAGNPLSELAPGVNELLPQELRDLIEEFVFAGSGAVGIAPPCKPQEPLGGLLGQEGLYPHLLAIPAGTD
- a CDS encoding MlaD family protein; its protein translation is MTLAIRKHLRDFLAILFLIVTAAGVAGYILSNQRFYLPGWVPVLGTEFYELEAEFETAQAVVPGQGQTVTIAGVKVGDIGSVRLEDGIAIVEMKIQDEYRDRVFRDASILLRPKTGLKDMYLQLEPGTPAAGEIPEGGRVPISNTLPDVNPDEVLASLDQDTRAYLSVLLGAGGEALDDEDAAADLRSTLRRFEPTSRDVRRITEELAERRRNIRRVVHNYRLLAEELAGSDDQLTRLVSSSNANFEALASQDDSLRRALRELPPTLGTARTALAKVEDLAAQLGPTLEDLRPAARNLAPALRAVRPFLAETEPVIEDQLRPFSRGAREEVGLIRRTAEDLSPTTGRLIRVTKVVNDLLNTLAFNPEGPEEGFLFWASWANHAGASIFSTQDAHGPIRRGIILASCSSLGVLDEIGATNPSLQLLIDLLNAPRQAAVCPEPVPGVGG